The following coding sequences lie in one Spodoptera frugiperda isolate SF20-4 chromosome 24, AGI-APGP_CSIRO_Sfru_2.0, whole genome shotgun sequence genomic window:
- the LOC118278970 gene encoding uncharacterized protein LOC118278970 isoform X3, with amino-acid sequence MAPRLAALQREHIIALRQSGCRVTDICRLTGITRNTIYQWIRRWEEDGSLQVHHRKVYKRATTAEQDAAIVAAHASDKHLSTRVSSTSYNISMATVRRRLKEATKKKDEKSGNGETKKETEKKLICRNCNTEVETPAAKRQENQRKIMIARVFHYLSQELEDLKKMSGPQQMHAMAQLHKRTAAATGVKEAAVEQALKEEAQKKEARKEAKRKASLTPRKKPLRKTDKQLKIDPSTAASLASNIPNFQPQNINNPYMLANMGMNMFPPPQVNYSR; translated from the exons ATGGCGCCTCGGCTTGCAGCCTTACAACGGGAGCACATCATTGCTCTGCGGCAAAGTGGATGCCGTGTTACAGACATATGTCGACTCACAGGAATTACG AGAAATACAATCTACCAATGGATAAGACGGTGGGAGGAGGATGGCAGCTTGCAGGTCCACCACCGCAAGGTGTACAAGCGGGCTACCACTGCGGAGCAGGACGCCGCCATAGTCGCGGCTCATGCTTCCGACAAACATCTCAGCACGCGAGTCTCTTCCACTAGTTACAAT ATATCAATGGCCACGGTACGGCGACGTTTAAAGGAAGCTACGAAGAAAAAGGATGAAAAATCAGGA aatggtGAAACTAAGAAAGAAACTGAGAAAAAACTAATATGTCGAAATTGCAATACTGAAGTGGAAACCCCGGCTGCTAAGAGGCAAgag AATCAAAGAAAAATCATGATAGCTCGAGTGTTCCACTATTTATCTCAAGAATTGGAAGACTTGAAGAAGATGTCGGGTCCACAGCAAATGCATGCTATGGCACAGCTTCACAAGAGAACAGCTGCAGCTACCGGTGTCAAGGAAGCGGCTGTGGAACAGGCCCTGAAGGAAGAAGCGCAGAAGAAAGAAGCGCGTAAGGAAGCCAAGAGAAAAGCTTCTCTCACACCACGGAAAAAACCACTTCGAAAGACTGacaa GCAACTGAAGATTGATCCTTCGACAGCAGCTAGCCTCGCGAGCAATATTCCTAATTTCCAGCCTCAAAACATTAACAA TCCCTACATGCTGGCCAACATGGGAATGAACATGTTCCCACCACCGCAA